A segment of the Sphingomonas cannabina genome:
CGCCGATCTGAACCTGGCGTATAAGGTGAACGACAACTTCACCTTCTTCGGCACCGTCAACAACGTCACCAACGAGCGGGCACCGCTGGCGGCGGCGTCCTATTCGGGCACCAACTACCTGCCGACCTGGCATTATGCCGGCGTCATCGGCCGCGTGTTCCGGGCGGGCGCCAGCTTCAAGTTCTGACGCTTATCCGCTTGCCGAATCAGGAGGGCGGCCCTTCGGGGCCGCCCTTTCTGTTCGCTGCGGCGGCCAGCGGAAACTGGAACTGGCGCGGATCGACGTTCAGGCGTGCCGCGTCCATTTAAGCCCCCGAAGGAGAGAGACCTTGTTTGCTGAATGCTGGTCCGGGAATCGTGCTCCTGCGAAAGCAGGAGCCCTGGATCACGGGACATCGCCTGCGGCCTGAGCTCCTGCTTTCGCAGGAGCACTGGCACTGCTTCATTCTGGACAGGATCCTAGTTGCCGGCGGATCGCGGGGCGTGGTTGGACACTCTCTTGAGCAATGGCTCCGCGCCGTCACCGGGACGCGCCCGAAATAAGGGTCGCAAGCTAGCGGTAATAATTGTTCGCATGCTATTTTTACCGTGATTTACATGCAACAGTGTTGCCGTTCCTTTTCTCAAATCTGTCATTTTGTATTGAACGGCGGTCGGAAACCCTCGACGATAAGCTATCGGGCCGCAGACCCGTCTCATTCGCGTAATCGGGGGGATTACATCATGACCTATATGCTGCGCCGTCGCCTGCTGGCGACGACTCTGTTGATTTCCGCTGCCGCTTTCACCACGCCTGCGTTTGCTCAGGACGCCGGGTCCTCGAATCAGGCAGCGACGCAGGATTCCCAGACGGCCGAAGGGCAGGGGGCGGGTGAGGACATCGTCGTCACCGGTTCGCTGTTCCGCCGCACCGATACCGAGACGCCGTCGCCGGTCACCGTGCTGACCTCGGACAATCTCGCCAAGGCCGGCATCACCAGCATCGCGGAGGCGATCCGCTCGATCTCGGCCGACAGCGCCGGCTCGATCGGCACCGGCTTCCAGACCGGCTTCTCGGCCGGCGGCTCGGCGGTGTCGTTGCGCGGCCTCGGTGTGTCGTCGACATTGGTGCTGGTCGACGGCCTCCGCTCGACCAATTTCCCGATCAACGACGACGGCCACAACGCCTATGTCGACCTGAACTCGATCCCATTCAGCCTGGTCGAGCGGGTCGAGGTGCTGAAGGACGGCGCCTCCTCGACCTACGGCGCGGACGCGATCGGCGGCGTGGTCAACCTCATCCTCAAGAAGCATTTCACGGGGGTCGACGGCCTGGTCGAGGCCGGCGTCGCCGAGCGCGGCGATGCGGGCCATCAGCGCGCCAATCTGACGCTGGGCTACGGCGACTATGATGCGAACGGCTTCAATGTCTACATCAACGGCGAGTATCAGCGCGACGGCCGCGTCTCCAACCACAGCCGCGGTTTCCCTTACAACACCCGTGACCTGACGCCGATTGGCGGCAACGACGGCAACTCCGCCGATCAGTCGCTGACGGTCAACACGCCGACCGCCTATGTCACCCGCGTCGGCCAGACCGATCTCAACAATCCGTTGAGCGGCGCGGCGGGGTCGCCGGCGACCAACCAGTATCTTGCGCTCGGGCTGCAGAATTGCACCACCGGCACCTTCACCGTGACCACGGGATCGGCGCGCGGCACCGGCTGCAAATACAATCTCGAGGATATGTACCGCCAGATCCAGCCGCTGCAGGAACGCTGGTCGATCAACGGCCGCGTCAGCGTGCGGGTCTCCGACGATATCGAGGCCTATGTCACCGGCAGCTACAGCCGCAGCGACGTCAGCATCACCAGCGCCTTCCCCTCGGCGGTCCGCCAGACGCAGCCGTTCGGCGCCGCGCCGAGCGTGGCGTCAAGCAATCCCGGCATCGTGCTGCCGGTCTGGATCTGCCCGTCGGGCAACAACTGCGCGGACCCCGCCACGCCGGGTCGCCAGCTCAACCCGAACAATCCCTATGCCGCCGCCTATGCCGACCGGCCGGCAGAGGGTGCGGCGCGCATCTATTACCTGTTCGGCGACATCCCCGCCGGCAGCGACCGCCGCAACGAGGTCTATCGCTTCACCGGTGGCCTCACCGGCAGCTTCGAGGGCGGCTGGGACTGGCGGGTCGAGGGCGTCTATGCCCGCGACAACCTCCACATCACCCAGCACGGCCTGCTCAACATCGCGGCGCTGCGCCAGGCGATCAACACCGGCTCGTATAACTTCGTGAACCCGTCGGCGAACAGCGACGAGCTCCGCCAGACGCTCGCTCCGGACAAGACCACGCCGTCGCATTCGGAGATGTACGGCCTCGACGCCTCGGTCGCCAAGAAGCTGTTCGACCTGCCCGGCGGCCCGCT
Coding sequences within it:
- a CDS encoding TonB-dependent receptor plug domain-containing protein, whose protein sequence is MTYMLRRRLLATTLLISAAAFTTPAFAQDAGSSNQAATQDSQTAEGQGAGEDIVVTGSLFRRTDTETPSPVTVLTSDNLAKAGITSIAEAIRSISADSAGSIGTGFQTGFSAGGSAVSLRGLGVSSTLVLVDGLRSTNFPINDDGHNAYVDLNSIPFSLVERVEVLKDGASSTYGADAIGGVVNLILKKHFTGVDGLVEAGVAERGDAGHQRANLTLGYGDYDANGFNVYINGEYQRDGRVSNHSRGFPYNTRDLTPIGGNDGNSADQSLTVNTPTAYVTRVGQTDLNNPLSGAAGSPATNQYLALGLQNCTTGTFTVTTGSARGTGCKYNLEDMYRQIQPLQERWSINGRVSVRVSDDIEAYVTGSYSRSDVSITSAFPSAVRQTQPFGAAPSVASSNPGIVLPVWICPSGNNCADPATPGRQLNPNNPYAAAYADRPAEGAARIYYLFGDIPAGSDRRNEVYRFTGGLTGSFEGGWDWRVEGVYARDNLHITQHGLLNIAALRQAINTGSYNFVNPSANSDELRQTLAPDKTTPSHSEMYGLDASVAKKLFDLPGGPLQLAVGGQVRHEELENNNQNAALDTYGLTTASAFGKHTVSAAYFEIDAPVLKQVELNLSGRYDHYSEGFDHFSPKVGVKFTPIPELALRGTYSEGFRAPTFAESGPRSQYAGFVTTSPPGNFCAQHGGSAGAQNACVSGGNPYNLPYSLGRGVAGNPDLKPETSRSFTAGVIFQPVKWLSLTADYYNVKKKDLIIAGPQIGDAVNAYFSAPNLAAAQAAVAAIGPGYSVNTVDAVDPLYPNALPRVLIINVPYVNANYAMTSGLDLAATATIPLGGDATFTSRVEVTHVFKYDLHTSAGVQHYAGTMGPYDLSSGNGTPDWRGNWQNTLEVGPYSISLTAYYVGKIKAVATDQGNLSTDCSAALYKAAGDTTGEKFCYVNSFISTDLNMSARVADNFSLYFNVKNLLDARAPVAPAAYSSAPNFFTSWHYAGLIGRQFRAGATFKF